One stretch of Longimicrobiaceae bacterium DNA includes these proteins:
- a CDS encoding FKBP-type peptidyl-prolyl cis-trans isomerase, with amino-acid sequence MNTDDMTTTPTGLRWRDEQVGTGAEATRGKAVAVHYTGTLTDGTKFDSSRDRGEPFEFPLGAGMVIRGWDEGVQGMKVGGRRTLLIPPELGYGARGAGNVIPPNATLVFDVELLEVR; translated from the coding sequence GTGAACACCGACGACATGACCACCACCCCCACCGGCCTGCGCTGGCGCGACGAGCAGGTGGGCACCGGAGCCGAAGCGACGCGCGGGAAGGCCGTGGCGGTGCACTACACCGGCACGCTGACCGACGGCACCAAGTTCGACAGCAGCCGCGACCGCGGGGAGCCGTTCGAGTTCCCGCTCGGCGCGGGGATGGTGATCCGCGGGTGGGACGAGGGAGTGCAGGGGATGAAGGTGGGCGGCCGCCGGACGCTGCTCATCCCGCCCGAGCTGGGGTACGGCGCCCGCGGCGCGGGGAACGTGATCCCGCCGAACGCGACCCTGGTCTTCGACGTGGAGCTGCTGGAGGTGCGGTGA